The following is a genomic window from Amycolatopsis sp. BJA-103.
GACCTGAACTTCGACTAGGCCGTCGAGAGTGCCGCTCTGGTGACATCGTCGGGGTAGGGGGACCTCGCGACGGCTTCGTCCGTCGTGAGGTCTCCTGCCGCGATCGCGGTTTTGAGCGCGGTGAGCTCACGCAGCCCTTCGCGGTGCTTCTCGATGAAGGCGGTGTCGACCGGCGCCCCGTGCCCGGCGACGATGATCTTCGGCTCCAGTTCGAGGATCGCGCCCATCACCCCGGTCCACTCCACGAGTGAGCTGTCCTCGTTGAACGAGAAGGCGCTGAAGCCCGCTTCGGCGTTCTCGACGGCGTCACCTGCGTATATGACTCCTGCGTCGGGCACGTGGACGAACAGGTCGTGATCGGTGTGGGCCCGGCCGAGGAACCGCAACACGACCCTGCGGCCGCCGAGGTCGATCTCGGCGGTGTCGGAGACCGGCTTGTCCGGCAGGGTGATCACGGTGCGCTCCAGCGCCTCCGCCATCTCCGGGCGGTTTTCCCCGAGGTAGTGCTGTATCCACTTACGCCGCGCGCCTTCGCCGTAGGTGGTCAGCTCGGTCCGGCAGCCTTCGTGCGCCCAGATGTCGCACGGCAGGAACGGCGTGGTGCCGAAGGCGTGGTCGAAATGCGCGTGGGTGTAGACGACCGACCACGGCAGCGGCGTGATCTCCCGGACCGCCGCGGCGAGTTCGGCGCCCTGTTCGACGTCTCCGCGGACGTCGACGACCAGGCAGTGGTCACTGCCCACGACCAGGCCGACGGTCAGGTCCAGCTCCTCGTAACGCCGGGCGTACACGCCGTCCGCGAGTTCGAGCCAAGTCACAGGTCCTCCAGAATTCCGTTGCGCAGCACCGGAACCGTGCTGCTTGTGTCGAGCCGGGCGGCGAGGGTCACGTTGTTCGCGTGCCCGGCCGCGGCGATGATCGCGCCCGCACCGCGGTGGCGCCGCGAAGGCAGCCCGCGAGGACTTCGGCACCGGTCGTGGCGGCGGCGTCGCAGAGCGTGGCGCCGTTGGGGGAGGGGAGCGCGAGGAGGGTGCCGGAAGGGATTTCCGTCACAGACGAAGGTCGCAAAGTCCAGTCGCCTTCACCCGCGAGGATGGCGCCTCGCTCTTTCGCGGCATCCTCGCCCCGGTGATCGCGCCAGCGGACCGGCAGCACGCGTCCTCCGTTGCCGAGGACGAGATCCGTGGTGGTGCAGAAGGAAAGTACGTCGACGATGATCAGGACCGCGCACGCGCCGCCGAGGACGCCGACGCCTTCGGGTCCCCATTCGAGTCTGATGTCCGCTTCGGTCTGGCCCCAGATGTCCACCCCCACAGCATGCCCGCGCCGGAACGTGATGGCAGACTCCGCGCTGTGCGTGTTTACCTTGGCTCTGACCATGCCGGTTTCGAACTGAAGAACCACCTCGTGGCCCACCTCAAGGAGCAGGGCCACGACGTCGAGGACGTCGGTCCCTTCGTCTACGACGCGGCCGACGACTACCCGGCCTTCTGCATCGAGGCGGCCCGCCGGGTCGTCGCGGACGAGGGCAGCCTCGGCATCGTCGTCGGCGGCTCCGGCAACGG
Proteins encoded in this region:
- a CDS encoding MBL fold metallo-hydrolase → MTWLELADGVYARRYEELDLTVGLVVGSDHCLVVDVRGDVEQGAELAAAVREITPLPWSVVYTHAHFDHAFGTTPFLPCDIWAHEGCRTELTTYGEGARRKWIQHYLGENRPEMAEALERTVITLPDKPVSDTAEIDLGGRRVVLRFLGRAHTDHDLFVHVPDAGVIYAGDAVENAEAGFSAFSFNEDSSLVEWTGVMGAILELEPKIIVAGHGAPVDTAFIEKHREGLRELTALKTAIAAGDLTTDEAVARSPYPDDVTRAALSTA